From bacterium, one genomic window encodes:
- the rpsF gene encoding 30S ribosomal protein S6, giving the protein MRAYELVYALRPNLQDEERVSLIKRFEELAKRLGCVRTEIKEWGMRRTAYELKRFHEAYYIVMRFFGDSSAKDEIDRQLKLTDEVLRHLFVRLEDEEKASEEELDESVVEASD; this is encoded by the coding sequence TTGAGAGCGTATGAACTTGTTTATGCTTTGAGGCCGAATCTCCAAGACGAGGAGAGGGTTTCTCTGATCAAGCGCTTTGAGGAGCTCGCGAAGCGGCTCGGCTGTGTTCGGACGGAGATCAAAGAATGGGGCATGAGGCGGACAGCCTACGAGCTGAAGAGGTTTCATGAGGCCTACTACATTGTGATGCGGTTTTTTGGCGACTCGTCGGCAAAAGATGAGATCGACCGGCAGCTGAAGTTGACGGACGAGGTACTTCGCCACCTTTTTGTAAGACTTGAGGATGAGGAGAAGGCTTCGGAGGAGGAGCTTGATGAGTCTGTGGTAGAGGCATCAGACTAG